One Leifsonia shinshuensis DNA window includes the following coding sequences:
- a CDS encoding aldo/keto reductase, whose amino-acid sequence MPTPFVADPARYDSMPYRRAGRSGLQLPPLSLGLWQNFGTARSFDTQREIVLRAFDLGVTHFDLANNYGPPPGAAEEFFGRIVATDLRAYRDEIVVSTKAGYLMWPGPYGDFGSRKYVLSSLDQSLRRLGLDYVDVFYHHRPDPLTPLEETMGALTTAVAQGKALYTGVSNYDPAQTTAAAELLADAGTPLLLHQPRYSMFDRHVEDGVLDAVEAAGAAAIVFSPLAQGMLTDRYLDGVPEGSRAVTSVFLHESDLTEDVLTKVRALNEIAAGRGQSLAQLALQWVLRNPVVVSAIIGASSVTQLEQNLGALDGPALEAGELDAIDRVLGR is encoded by the coding sequence ATGCCCACGCCTTTCGTCGCCGACCCCGCCCGCTACGACTCGATGCCCTACCGCCGCGCCGGACGGAGCGGCCTCCAGCTGCCGCCGCTCTCGCTCGGGCTCTGGCAGAACTTCGGCACCGCGCGGTCGTTCGACACCCAGCGCGAGATCGTGCTGCGGGCCTTCGACCTGGGCGTGACGCACTTCGACCTCGCCAACAACTACGGGCCGCCTCCCGGGGCGGCGGAGGAGTTCTTCGGCCGCATCGTGGCCACCGACCTCCGCGCATACCGGGACGAGATCGTGGTGTCGACGAAGGCCGGCTACCTGATGTGGCCGGGGCCGTACGGCGACTTCGGCTCTCGCAAGTACGTGCTGTCGTCGCTCGACCAGAGTCTCCGCCGCCTCGGGCTGGACTACGTGGACGTGTTCTACCACCACCGCCCGGACCCGCTGACGCCGCTGGAGGAGACGATGGGCGCCCTGACGACGGCCGTCGCTCAGGGCAAGGCGCTCTACACCGGCGTCTCGAACTACGACCCGGCCCAGACCACCGCGGCGGCGGAACTGCTCGCCGACGCGGGGACGCCGCTGCTGCTGCACCAGCCGCGGTACTCGATGTTCGACCGGCACGTGGAGGACGGCGTCCTTGACGCCGTGGAGGCCGCGGGCGCGGCGGCGATCGTGTTCTCGCCGCTGGCCCAGGGGATGCTGACCGACCGCTACCTGGACGGCGTGCCCGAAGGCTCCCGCGCGGTGACGAGCGTGTTCCTGCACGAGTCGGATCTGACCGAGGACGTGCTGACGAAGGTGCGCGCGCTGAACGAGATCGCGGCCGGGCGCGGGCAGAGCCTGGCGCAGCTGGCGCTGCAGTGGGTGCTGCGGAATCCGGTGGTCGTGTCCGCGATCATCGGCGCCAGCAGCGTAACGCAGCTGGAGCAGAACCTGGGTGCGCTCGACGGGCCGGCGCTGGAGGCCGGCGAGCTGGACGCGATCGATCGCGTGCTGGGGCGGTAG
- a CDS encoding TetR family transcriptional regulator yields MGRWTPDARGRLEKAAIELYAERGFEGTTVADIAERAGVTERTFFRHYADKREVLFAGSTAMQEAVLAAIAAAPDDAPPFAVAADGMRAAAALIDSRGTDFPRRRSAVIAANPSLQERELLKLAALATASGGALRARGVPEPAASLAGQAAVGAFHVGFAQWIAGPADATLTSHVEQALATLPTLA; encoded by the coding sequence GTGGGACGCTGGACACCGGATGCGCGCGGCCGCCTGGAGAAGGCGGCCATCGAGCTGTACGCCGAGCGCGGCTTCGAGGGGACCACCGTCGCCGACATCGCCGAGCGCGCGGGCGTCACCGAGCGCACCTTCTTCCGGCACTACGCCGACAAGCGCGAAGTGCTCTTCGCTGGGTCGACCGCGATGCAGGAGGCCGTGCTCGCCGCGATCGCCGCCGCCCCGGACGATGCGCCGCCGTTCGCGGTCGCCGCCGACGGGATGCGCGCGGCAGCGGCGCTGATCGACAGCCGGGGGACGGACTTCCCGCGCCGGCGCTCCGCGGTCATCGCGGCCAACCCGAGCCTGCAGGAGCGCGAGCTGCTCAAGCTCGCCGCCCTCGCCACCGCGAGCGGCGGGGCGCTGCGCGCCCGCGGCGTCCCCGAGCCCGCGGCGAGCCTCGCGGGCCAGGCGGCGGTGGGTGCGTTCCACGTGGGCTTCGCCCAGTGGATCGCCGGCCCGGCCGACGCCACGCTCACGTCGCACGTGGAGCAGGCGCTCGCGACCCTCCCCACGCTGGCGTAA